A stretch of Desulfobacter hydrogenophilus DNA encodes these proteins:
- a CDS encoding FeoA domain-containing protein: MPDRDQQEKEQFRRLFGRRGLDRFEERFQILDSFLKLEGHVSLAQIADQVRQDGLGVDNEFLQQCMDQLCRFGFASQVVFDRDETLLYEHRQLGVHHDHMVCTQCGAIIEFNDDALEHLQEKLAAEYGFFMLQHKMEIYGLCGQCMAQRDDLIPLSKARIGEKVEIVNVAAGRKMQMRFASMGLRTGIFVEIISSAMGGQIVIASDCNRLILCAGMASKIWVRPEKRSEGVSDDGTGGQFLPFFSESLPIIRMAPGKQGSIARVNGGHFSRRRLGKMGFHPGVLVQVINNSPLSKSIEVMVRGHRFSLSEKDASKIFVENITP; encoded by the coding sequence ATGCCGGACCGGGATCAGCAGGAAAAAGAGCAGTTCCGTCGCCTTTTTGGCCGGCGGGGATTAGATCGCTTTGAGGAGCGGTTTCAGATACTCGACTCTTTTTTAAAATTGGAAGGCCACGTAAGTCTCGCCCAGATTGCCGATCAGGTAAGGCAGGATGGCCTGGGGGTGGATAATGAATTTCTGCAGCAGTGCATGGATCAGCTGTGCCGGTTCGGATTTGCCAGTCAGGTGGTGTTTGACCGGGATGAAACCCTTCTATACGAACACCGTCAGCTCGGGGTGCATCATGATCATATGGTCTGTACCCAATGTGGTGCAATTATTGAGTTCAATGATGACGCTTTAGAACATCTTCAGGAAAAACTGGCTGCTGAATATGGCTTTTTTATGCTTCAACATAAAATGGAAATTTATGGCCTTTGTGGTCAGTGCATGGCGCAACGTGATGATTTAATACCCTTGTCCAAGGCAAGAATTGGAGAAAAGGTAGAGATCGTCAATGTGGCTGCCGGCAGGAAAATGCAGATGCGGTTTGCTTCCATGGGGCTTCGGACAGGTATCTTTGTTGAAATTATTTCCAGCGCCATGGGGGGGCAGATTGTCATTGCATCAGATTGCAACCGCTTGATTCTGTGTGCAGGGATGGCTTCTAAAATATGGGTTCGCCCCGAAAAAAGATCCGAGGGGGTATCCGATGACGGCACTGGGGGACAGTTCCTACCGTTTTTTAGTGAGTCCCTGCCAATTATTCGGATGGCACCGGGAAAACAGGGTAGTATTGCCCGGGTGAACGGTGGACACTTTTCGCGGCGGCGACTGGGAAAAATGGGGTTTCACCCGGGCGTTCTTGTCCAGGTAATCAATAACAGCCCGTTATCAAAGTCCATTGAGGTCATGGTGCGGGGGCATCGGTTTTCTCTATCAGAAAAAGATGCGTCGAAAATTTTTGTGGAGAACATCACGCCGTAA
- a CDS encoding SH3 domain-containing protein, protein MYRVKKNYSLIILVCCLFIFLCAGMALASERLSVRSSVANLRNGSGTKYKVLWQVEKYHPFLVINKKKDWYEVKDFEGDTAWIHKTLLGKTDTVISIKSKCNIRSKPDTSGDIVLRVERGVPFKVLGRKGDWINIEHTDGEVGWIFKKLVW, encoded by the coding sequence ATGTATCGTGTAAAAAAAAATTATAGTTTAATAATTTTAGTTTGTTGTCTTTTTATTTTTTTATGTGCAGGCATGGCGTTGGCCTCGGAACGGCTATCGGTGAGGTCCTCTGTTGCCAATCTGAGAAACGGTTCGGGAACCAAATATAAGGTGCTGTGGCAGGTGGAAAAATATCACCCTTTCCTGGTGATCAATAAAAAAAAGGACTGGTATGAAGTAAAAGATTTTGAGGGGGATACGGCTTGGATTCATAAAACTCTGCTGGGGAAAACGGATACTGTGATTTCAATAAAATCAAAATGCAATATCCGCTCAAAACCGGATACATCAGGTGATATTGTCCTCAGAGTGGAGAGGGGGGTACCTTTCAAAGTGCTCGGTCGTAAAGGCGACTGGATTAATATTGAGCATACGGACGGCGAAGTTGGCTGGATTTTTAAAAAATTGGTGTGGTAG
- a CDS encoding tetratricopeptide repeat protein, which translates to MANQGVSNERKKELAQMDPFQVGSTKFVQWASAHKKLLMISAGALVGVVVVFSAIMFSFKQSEIKASELAANAYEKYEEQYSQDQDAQKGYDAVKDDFQTLFDEYPNTSAGRMALIDFGKICFDAKVYDQAFDLYSQALSTVGNKAGVKNFLLCTMGTICELKNELEQGKSYYLRVEKGASNLLKDDARFALALIYEKLNDTDAGHQMYKKIAESPGSSIYKAIAQARIHK; encoded by the coding sequence ATGGCAAATCAAGGCGTATCAAATGAGCGTAAAAAGGAACTGGCGCAGATGGATCCATTTCAGGTGGGATCCACCAAGTTCGTTCAATGGGCCTCTGCCCACAAAAAATTGTTGATGATATCGGCCGGTGCGCTGGTTGGGGTGGTAGTTGTTTTTTCTGCGATTATGTTCAGTTTTAAACAGTCTGAAATTAAGGCATCTGAACTGGCTGCCAACGCCTATGAAAAATATGAAGAACAATATTCCCAGGACCAGGATGCCCAGAAAGGATATGATGCGGTTAAGGATGATTTTCAAACGCTTTTTGATGAATATCCAAACACTAGTGCCGGGCGCATGGCGCTGATTGATTTTGGGAAAATATGTTTTGATGCCAAGGTCTATGATCAAGCATTTGATCTGTATTCCCAGGCACTGTCAACCGTGGGGAATAAGGCCGGCGTCAAGAATTTTTTGCTTTGTACCATGGGAACCATCTGCGAATTAAAAAATGAGCTGGAACAGGGGAAATCATATTATTTGCGGGTGGAAAAGGGCGCCTCCAATCTTTTAAAGGATGATGCCCGGTTTGCCCTGGCGCTGATTTATGAAAAACTCAATGATACCGATGCCGGTCATCAGATGTATAAAAAAATTGCCGAAAGCCCGGGATCTTCCATTTATAAAGCCATAGCCCAGGCCCGGATCCATAAATAG
- a CDS encoding sigma-54-dependent transcriptional regulator — translation MENILIVDDEKHYPMIIGEVLSEEGYTPFTASSGMEALDILKTQPIDLVLSDVKMPGMSGIDLLEKAKQIKPDLPVIIMTAFGSVEKAVEAMHKGAYTFILKPFENDALIAHIAKALSMSKIIQENTLLKGAIQSRYQFDNIIGKSKLMQGLYEIIKKVAPTSASVLVEGESGTGKELVAKSIHYNSMRKDHLLVAVNCSAFAQSLLESELFGHEKGAFTGAAGLKKGRFEMADKGTLFLDEIGELPMPLQVKLLRVLQERTVERVGGTVSLPVDFRLIAATNKILEDEVKKGNFREDLYYRLNVVKANIPPLRDRIEDIPLLINHFIKKYTQGPETAGVVTGIDKEAVQRLCDYEWKGNVRELENVIERAVILAPGNMITVSDLPSQIRNPKSGTLQLDGIPDGVGLSETLAAVEKRMILRAMKISGNVQTKAAKILGIGKSGLNQKLKKFNLDKELKLDNK, via the coding sequence ATGGAAAATATATTGATTGTAGATGATGAAAAACACTACCCAATGATTATAGGGGAAGTTCTGTCCGAAGAAGGATATACCCCGTTCACCGCATCAAGCGGGATGGAGGCACTGGATATTCTTAAGACCCAGCCTATTGACCTGGTCTTATCCGATGTCAAGATGCCAGGCATGTCCGGCATTGACCTTTTGGAAAAGGCCAAACAGATAAAACCGGATCTTCCGGTGATCATCATGACAGCATTCGGCAGTGTGGAAAAAGCGGTGGAAGCCATGCACAAAGGCGCATATACCTTTATTTTAAAACCGTTTGAAAATGACGCCCTCATTGCTCACATTGCCAAAGCCCTGTCCATGTCCAAAATTATCCAGGAGAACACGCTTCTTAAGGGCGCAATCCAGTCCCGGTACCAGTTTGACAACATCATCGGGAAAAGCAAGCTCATGCAGGGGCTGTACGAAATCATTAAAAAGGTCGCCCCGACTAGTGCCTCGGTGCTGGTTGAAGGTGAAAGCGGCACCGGTAAGGAGCTTGTGGCCAAATCGATTCATTATAACAGCATGCGCAAGGATCACCTCCTGGTTGCAGTGAACTGTTCTGCGTTTGCCCAGTCTCTTTTAGAAAGTGAACTTTTCGGACATGAAAAAGGGGCATTCACAGGGGCGGCGGGGTTGAAAAAAGGTCGGTTTGAAATGGCGGATAAAGGCACGCTTTTTCTGGATGAAATCGGAGAACTTCCAATGCCGCTCCAGGTAAAACTGTTACGGGTGCTCCAGGAACGAACTGTGGAGCGGGTTGGCGGGACTGTAAGCCTGCCTGTGGATTTCAGACTCATTGCCGCCACCAACAAAATACTGGAAGACGAAGTTAAAAAAGGTAATTTCAGGGAAGATCTGTACTATCGTCTCAACGTGGTCAAAGCCAACATCCCTCCTTTGCGTGACAGGATAGAGGACATTCCTTTACTTATAAATCATTTCATAAAGAAATACACCCAGGGCCCGGAGACTGCCGGCGTTGTCACCGGTATTGACAAAGAAGCAGTCCAGCGGCTGTGTGACTATGAGTGGAAAGGCAATGTCAGGGAACTGGAAAACGTCATTGAAAGGGCTGTCATCCTGGCTCCGGGCAACATGATCACGGTTTCAGACCTCCCGTCCCAAATCCGAAACCCCAAATCCGGCACACTTCAACTTGACGGCATCCCCGATGGCGTAGGCCTTTCTGAAACCCTTGCCGCAGTAGAAAAAAGAATGATTTTGCGAGCAATGAAGATATCCGGCAATGTCCAAACCAAAGCAGCAAAGATTCTTGGCATCGGAAAAAGTGGTTTGAACCAGAAACTAAAAAAATTCAATCTGGACAAGGAGTTAAAGCTGGATAATAAATAA
- a CDS encoding two-component system sensor histidine kinase NtrB has product MKKKQQKEPGNSGTRPFVLVKAFTVSSLIVMLTATIVIAALNAHWVRKILLEKSKEYNRLLVENLNHQIFLRFVWPVVFKHGEIKLREPDQYQLLDTVVKSTLHSFHVEMVNIYATDNIIAYSLDKAQIGKENVGGVHYEKAMKKKVTSKLVQQGNWIELTFWFPQETKIITFAPLMQEVQLTREKDRMVIGVIEIIRDVSDDYQEVFKLQGLIVVSCAIIMGILFLILRFVVKHGENIIERRAEERLKLEEKLRQAEHLSAIGEMTAGVSHEIRNPLGIIKSSAQLMKKKMAKWDPSSSIPGIIVEESTRLDRIITDFLDFAKPKIADLRPCCLEDIIEKNIAFLASSEEHKDIKIIRKYQGCPPDILGDPAMLYQAFLNIFLNAFQAMGQENGSITIATWHESGFVHASFSDTGPGIDEDVLKKIWTPFFTTKEMGTGLGLGIIKNIIQAHQGEINITNAEPCGTRVEIRLPAAPQNIQEF; this is encoded by the coding sequence GTGAAAAAAAAACAACAGAAAGAACCCGGCAATTCCGGCACCCGACCGTTTGTCCTCGTCAAGGCCTTCACTGTCTCAAGTCTTATTGTTATGCTGACGGCAACCATTGTTATTGCAGCGTTAAATGCCCACTGGGTAAGAAAAATACTCCTTGAAAAAAGTAAAGAATATAACCGACTCCTAGTGGAAAATCTGAACCACCAAATATTTTTAAGATTTGTATGGCCTGTGGTTTTCAAACATGGAGAGATAAAATTGCGGGAACCTGATCAGTATCAACTTCTTGACACGGTTGTTAAAAGTACCCTGCACAGTTTCCATGTGGAAATGGTCAATATATACGCAACGGACAATATTATTGCCTACAGCCTGGATAAAGCTCAGATCGGCAAAGAGAATGTTGGTGGGGTCCATTATGAAAAAGCCATGAAAAAAAAGGTGACCTCCAAGCTCGTTCAGCAGGGCAACTGGATTGAACTAACATTCTGGTTCCCCCAAGAGACAAAAATTATCACCTTTGCCCCTTTGATGCAGGAGGTCCAACTCACCCGGGAAAAGGACAGGATGGTAATCGGCGTTATTGAAATTATCAGGGATGTCTCTGACGATTATCAGGAGGTATTTAAACTCCAGGGATTAATTGTCGTCAGTTGCGCCATAATCATGGGCATTCTTTTTCTTATTCTTAGGTTTGTGGTGAAACATGGAGAAAATATTATTGAGCGAAGGGCTGAAGAACGGCTCAAGCTGGAAGAAAAACTGCGTCAGGCAGAGCACCTGTCCGCGATCGGTGAAATGACCGCCGGTGTATCACACGAAATTCGCAACCCTTTAGGTATTATAAAAAGCTCTGCGCAGCTGATGAAAAAGAAGATGGCCAAATGGGACCCATCCAGCAGTATTCCGGGAATCATTGTTGAAGAATCCACCCGTTTAGACCGCATCATTACAGATTTCCTTGATTTTGCAAAACCTAAAATCGCAGATTTAAGACCCTGCTGCCTGGAAGACATCATAGAAAAAAACATCGCTTTTTTAGCGTCCTCAGAGGAGCATAAAGATATCAAGATTATCCGGAAATACCAGGGCTGTCCTCCAGATATTCTTGGTGATCCTGCCATGCTCTATCAGGCATTTTTAAATATTTTTCTAAATGCATTTCAGGCCATGGGCCAGGAGAATGGAAGCATCACCATTGCCACATGGCATGAGTCCGGGTTTGTCCATGCCAGCTTTTCAGATACAGGCCCGGGCATTGACGAAGATGTGCTGAAAAAAATCTGGACGCCCTTTTTCACCACCAAGGAAATGGGAACCGGTTTAGGCCTTGGTATCATTAAAAACATCATTCAGGCGCACCAGGGGGAAATCAACATAACCAACGCTGAACCCTGCGGAACCAGAGTGGAGATACGCCTGCCCGCAGCGCCGCAAAATATCCAGGAGTTCTAA
- the pilM gene encoding type IV pilus biogenesis protein PilM has translation MIFGKKDHLVGIDIGAAFIKVAELKMSKKGSTLHKFGIAKVPDGMIQDGRIIDMEGVAEIIRSLFQSQKIKEKNVALSTGGNSVVIKTISTSKVPDEELHRNIRAEAEQYIPYDIDDVNIDYQILGDSEHSVEQMNVLLVAVRQDLVDEYVELIHMAGLNPVIIDVDAFALQNVYEILPDVDHERITLLLDVGASKTSLNILQNKNSMMMRDMTNGCDQLVAAVCERLEIDREKALQIIMGEVDYPEFEQALGDLYEMVVSNWCSDICEVVYTFESSPGNAGVENIVVSGGGGFIDLLAEKLNSELKVAVSKINPFAGLVSDSKELGELEAYQLLAPIALGLAMRRVDDK, from the coding sequence ATGATATTCGGGAAAAAAGATCACCTTGTAGGTATAGACATTGGGGCTGCTTTCATCAAAGTGGCCGAACTGAAAATGAGCAAGAAAGGCAGTACGCTTCATAAATTCGGCATCGCAAAAGTCCCCGACGGCATGATTCAGGACGGCCGGATTATCGATATGGAGGGGGTTGCTGAAATTATTCGCTCCTTATTTCAGTCGCAGAAGATTAAGGAAAAAAATGTGGCGCTTTCCACCGGCGGCAATTCCGTGGTAATCAAAACCATCAGCACATCGAAGGTGCCTGATGAGGAACTGCATAGAAATATCCGGGCTGAAGCCGAGCAATATATCCCTTACGATATAGATGATGTCAATATCGATTACCAAATCCTGGGTGACAGTGAGCATTCTGTGGAACAGATGAATGTGCTTCTTGTCGCGGTAAGGCAGGACCTGGTGGATGAATATGTTGAGCTGATCCATATGGCTGGCCTTAATCCCGTTATCATTGATGTGGATGCGTTTGCACTTCAAAATGTTTATGAAATCCTACCCGATGTTGATCATGAACGGATAACCCTGCTGCTTGATGTTGGGGCGTCCAAAACAAGTTTGAATATACTTCAGAATAAAAATTCCATGATGATGCGGGACATGACCAACGGATGCGACCAGCTTGTCGCTGCTGTCTGTGAACGACTTGAGATTGACCGGGAAAAGGCTTTACAGATCATCATGGGTGAGGTCGATTATCCGGAATTCGAACAGGCGTTGGGCGACCTTTATGAAATGGTTGTCAGCAACTGGTGTTCAGATATCTGTGAGGTGGTTTATACCTTTGAGTCCAGCCCCGGAAATGCCGGGGTGGAAAATATTGTTGTCAGCGGCGGGGGTGGTTTCATAGACCTGCTGGCTGAGAAATTGAATAGTGAGCTGAAGGTCGCAGTCTCAAAGATTAATCCCTTTGCCGGACTGGTCAGCGATTCAAAAGAACTTGGCGAACTGGAAGCGTACCAGCTTCTTGCCCCCATTGCCCTGGGGCTTGCCATGAGACGGGTGGATGACAAATGA
- a CDS encoding PilN domain-containing protein: MIRINLLPFRLARKKENIRRQVSVFFLSLVFILLALGWVFFTLNHEISRTRNEVTQIKAESLKYKKKADKVSQIKKNLAILEDKLTIVDNLKKRKDEQQILLEQLAQRLVETKMWLSSVSADAKTVSLKGIAFDNTTIAEFMRKLESFKMFGAVDLKRSQTKVFDDNLRLKEFEIFCTKTPPEQTDKDGKSKKGKK; the protein is encoded by the coding sequence ATGATACGAATCAATCTGTTGCCGTTCAGGCTTGCCAGGAAAAAGGAGAATATCCGCCGCCAGGTGTCCGTATTCTTTCTTTCCCTTGTTTTTATTCTTTTGGCATTGGGTTGGGTGTTCTTTACACTGAACCATGAAATTAGCCGAACACGGAATGAGGTTACCCAGATAAAGGCCGAAAGCCTTAAGTATAAGAAGAAGGCAGATAAAGTTTCCCAGATTAAGAAAAATTTGGCGATTCTGGAGGATAAGCTGACCATCGTTGATAATTTAAAAAAAAGAAAAGATGAGCAGCAGATTTTATTAGAACAGTTGGCGCAACGGCTTGTAGAAACAAAAATGTGGTTGTCTAGTGTTTCCGCAGATGCCAAAACCGTTTCTTTAAAAGGGATTGCCTTTGATAATACGACCATTGCGGAATTTATGAGAAAGCTTGAAAGTTTTAAGATGTTTGGGGCAGTAGACTTAAAGCGCTCACAAACAAAGGTGTTTGACGATAATCTTCGGTTAAAGGAATTTGAAATATTCTGCACAAAGACACCGCCCGAACAGACTGATAAGGATGGGAAGTCCAAAAAAGGGAAAAAATAA
- a CDS encoding type 4a pilus biogenesis protein PilO, whose product MAGKKKDSNVKKSGQMDALFEKIGALTKVQRLLICFGTLGLIGAGFYFLLLGPKLDSLTAARQNLENQKNLLSTYKIKAAALEKVEAQMAQAQEQFNIAMTALPDKRELPSLLDEISKAGRDAGLEVQLFAPQNMVNNKFYTEIPFSMTIAGRYHQIAEFFYRVAGLNRVVNISAINMDRMSGKDAADRNKIQMKCVAVTYMFVEPKEDENTGKKGKKRRKRG is encoded by the coding sequence ATGGCCGGGAAAAAGAAAGATAGCAATGTGAAAAAAAGTGGACAGATGGATGCCCTGTTTGAAAAAATAGGTGCATTAACCAAAGTCCAGCGTCTGCTTATCTGTTTTGGCACATTGGGTTTAATTGGTGCCGGGTTTTATTTCCTCTTGCTTGGCCCAAAGCTTGATAGCCTTACGGCCGCCAGGCAAAATTTGGAAAATCAGAAGAATCTTTTGTCAACGTACAAGATCAAAGCCGCTGCCCTTGAAAAAGTGGAAGCCCAGATGGCCCAAGCCCAGGAACAGTTCAACATTGCCATGACGGCCCTGCCGGATAAAAGAGAACTGCCATCTTTGCTGGATGAAATATCCAAGGCAGGAAGGGATGCCGGGCTTGAGGTCCAGTTGTTTGCACCCCAGAACATGGTAAATAATAAGTTTTATACAGAAATTCCATTTTCCATGACGATTGCGGGTCGTTACCACCAGATAGCCGAATTTTTTTACCGGGTCGCAGGACTCAATCGTGTTGTTAATATATCGGCCATTAATATGGACCGGATGTCAGGAAAAGATGCGGCCGACAGAAATAAAATCCAGATGAAATGCGTTGCCGTTACATACATGTTTGTTGAGCCCAAAGAAGATGAGAATACAGGTAAGAAGGGCAAAAAGAGACGCAAAAGGGGGTAG
- a CDS encoding pilus assembly protein PilP, producing the protein MEKLIKICCVVGLGVSFLFVSACNEEQAPSPKLTKPPQVISKSISKSNPSATQTDIPGDAGKKQASVPDLKSAQNSVNDRQAGDDSNGAVGLKKAGISRPMEKYDSKGRVDPFIPLIAEKNAFAGSGSSEDPKPKRILTPLERLELSQVKLVAVVEMQSRTIAMVEEATGKGYEVSIGTYIGPNGGRVTSINNKGIKIEENVKDYQGKHRKRYEEIKFHKSEDGE; encoded by the coding sequence ATGGAAAAATTAATTAAAATATGTTGTGTGGTCGGCTTGGGGGTCTCATTCTTGTTCGTATCCGCTTGTAATGAGGAGCAAGCCCCATCTCCAAAATTGACAAAGCCGCCCCAGGTGATTTCCAAATCTATTTCCAAATCAAATCCGTCGGCAACACAAACGGATATTCCAGGGGATGCCGGGAAAAAACAGGCATCGGTACCTGATTTGAAATCAGCTCAAAATTCAGTTAATGACAGACAAGCTGGCGACGACAGTAATGGTGCAGTCGGTTTAAAAAAAGCCGGTATTTCTAGACCCATGGAAAAATATGACAGCAAGGGTCGCGTGGATCCGTTTATTCCTTTGATTGCTGAAAAGAACGCGTTTGCAGGGTCTGGTTCATCTGAGGATCCAAAACCTAAGAGAATATTGACACCCCTGGAGAGACTGGAATTAAGCCAGGTTAAGCTGGTAGCGGTTGTTGAAATGCAGAGCCGGACTATTGCCATGGTGGAGGAGGCTACCGGTAAAGGGTATGAGGTCTCCATTGGTACTTATATCGGGCCAAATGGCGGGAGAGTTACTTCCATTAATAATAAGGGCATTAAAATTGAAGAAAATGTAAAAGATTATCAGGGAAAACACCGTAAGCGGTATGAGGAGATTAAATTTCATAAAAGCGAGGATGGGGAATAA